One genomic window of Hydra vulgaris chromosome 03, alternate assembly HydraT2T_AEP includes the following:
- the LOC124808390 gene encoding probable cytidine deaminase has translation MSTLLTEEEVLSLLESSIKAKKCSYSPYSKFRVGAALFTSCGKIYTGCNVENVSYGLTICAEVTAYVKAVSEGYTSFKACAVSTDVKDSVHWPCGACRQFMAEFGDIEVFSTFDDKTHTVRTLKTILPSHFSVEGLRNGQSI, from the coding sequence ATGTCAACTTTATTAACAGAAGAAGAAGTTTTAAGTTTACTTGAATCAAGTATTAAAGCGAAAAAATGTTCGTACTCTCCTTACAGCAAGTTTCGAGTTGGTGCTGCATTATTTACATCGTGTGGTAAAATATATACTGGCTGTAACGTTGAAAACGTCAGTTATGGATTAACAATATGCGCTGAAGTAACAGCATACGTCAAAGCAGTTAGTGAAGGCTATACTTCTTTTAAAGCTTGCGCAGTCTCAACAGATGTAAAGGATTCAGTACATTGGCCATGCGGCGCATGTCGCCAGTTTATGGCAGAATTTGGCGatattgaagttttttcaacatttgacgATAAAACCCATACTGTGAGAACACTCAAAACAATATTACCATCACATTTTTCCGTTGAAGGTTTAAGAAATGGCCAGTCTATATGA